One segment of Thermodesulfobacteriota bacterium DNA contains the following:
- a CDS encoding glutamine--tRNA ligase/YqeY domain fusion protein — MINFISNIIAEDLKANKNSSRVHTRFPPEPNGYLHIGHAKSIWLNFSLAAENHGLCNLRFDDTNPNKESAEYIKSIKSDIKWLGFDWGDRLFYASDYFDRLYQYAVQLIKKDRAYVCDLGPEEIRDYRGTLTEPGKDSPYRTRSIEENLDLFERMRAGEFEEGSRVLRAKIDMSSPNLNMRDPVLYRILRTEHHRTGNKWCIYPMYDYAHCISDSIEGITHSICTLEFEDHRPLYDWVLDQLEVDCHPKQIEFARLNLSYALMSKRKLLELVESGVVSGWDDPRMPTISGLRRRGYTPESIRNFCERIGVAKKESMVDMALLEHCIREDLNQRAPRVMGVLRPLRVIIDNYPEDKTEELDSPYHPEDPGMGSRKLPFSRVLYIEQDDFLEDPPKKFFRLAPGREVRLRYGYYIKCISVVKDEKTGEPVELHCTYDPETRGGWSQDGRKVKATLHWVSESHSIPAEVRLYDNLLTEENPDRIKDNINFRAYLNPNSLEVLTLCRVEPSLAKAEPGSQYQFERLGYFCVDLVDSSDGVMVFNRTVTLRDSWAKITQKENS; from the coding sequence ATGATCAACTTCATTAGCAATATCATTGCAGAGGACTTGAAGGCAAACAAGAACAGCAGCCGGGTCCATACCCGGTTTCCACCTGAACCAAACGGCTACCTGCATATCGGGCATGCCAAGTCTATCTGGCTTAATTTTAGTCTTGCCGCTGAAAACCACGGCCTTTGCAATTTACGATTCGATGACACCAACCCCAACAAAGAAAGTGCTGAATACATTAAATCAATCAAATCGGACATCAAATGGCTTGGTTTCGATTGGGGGGATAGACTCTTTTACGCATCTGACTACTTTGACAGGCTGTACCAATATGCTGTTCAGTTAATTAAAAAGGACAGGGCATACGTTTGTGATTTAGGCCCAGAGGAGATTAGAGATTATCGTGGTACATTGACTGAGCCTGGCAAAGACAGCCCCTACCGCACACGGTCCATAGAGGAAAACCTTGACCTGTTTGAACGCATGCGGGCAGGGGAATTTGAGGAGGGCTCTCGTGTACTTCGGGCAAAAATCGATATGTCATCTCCAAATTTAAATATGCGGGACCCGGTTCTTTACCGTATCCTTCGAACAGAGCATCATCGAACAGGTAACAAGTGGTGCATCTATCCGATGTATGACTATGCCCATTGTATTTCTGACTCTATTGAAGGGATTACGCACTCTATTTGTACGCTGGAATTCGAGGATCATCGTCCATTATACGACTGGGTGCTTGACCAACTGGAGGTCGATTGCCATCCGAAGCAAATTGAGTTTGCCCGTCTCAATCTGAGCTATGCTTTGATGAGTAAACGTAAGCTTCTGGAACTGGTGGAAAGCGGAGTCGTCAGCGGGTGGGACGATCCACGGATGCCTACAATATCAGGCCTGCGCAGACGCGGCTATACACCAGAGTCAATCCGAAACTTCTGTGAACGTATCGGAGTCGCTAAAAAAGAAAGCATGGTTGACATGGCACTGCTCGAGCACTGCATCCGTGAAGATCTGAATCAAAGGGCTCCACGGGTTATGGGAGTGTTGCGTCCACTTCGGGTAATCATTGATAACTATCCTGAAGACAAAACAGAGGAACTGGATTCACCTTATCATCCGGAAGACCCAGGCATGGGATCGCGTAAGCTACCCTTCTCTCGCGTTTTGTATATAGAACAAGATGATTTTCTTGAAGACCCGCCAAAAAAATTCTTCCGGTTAGCCCCTGGTCGTGAGGTGCGTCTGAGATACGGCTATTACATTAAATGTATAAGTGTGGTGAAGGATGAAAAAACCGGGGAACCGGTTGAGCTTCACTGTACTTATGACCCTGAGACACGGGGTGGCTGGTCACAGGATGGACGCAAGGTTAAAGCAACGCTGCACTGGGTTTCTGAAAGCCACTCTATACCGGCTGAGGTACGTCTCTACGATAACCTGCTTACCGAAGAAAACCCCGACAGAATAAAGGATAACATTAACTTCAGGGCTTATTTAAACCCTAACTCGCTTGAGGTTTTGACCTTATGCCGGGTTGAGCCGTCTCTGGCAAAGGCTGAACCGGGGAGCCAGTACCAGTTCGAAAGGCTTGGCTATTTCTGTGTTGATTTGGTTGATTCCTCCGATGGAGTAATGGTGTTTAACCGCACTGTAACGTTGCGTGATTCGTGGGCCAAGATTACTCAAAAGGAGAATAGTTAG
- a CDS encoding acyl-CoA dehydrogenase family protein yields the protein MDFAFTEEQEILRKMAHDLLAKEFPKTLVREMEEDPIGFRPDIWKKMAELGWMGLIIPEEYGGSSCGFVDLIVLLEEMGRACLISPFFSTAICSFLLLDAGSEEQKREWLPKIASGEKIFTLVLTEPSARYDASGIYTKATEDKDGYIINGTKLFVHDAQVVDYFLCVARTNFWSPPEEGITIFLVDAKSQGIKTIPLPTIADDKQNEILFEGVMVPEGNVVGGLNAGWQAVKKTLDRAAVAKCAEMIGGADWTVENCVAYAKERTQFDKPIGSFGIIQHYLAEMWAEIGHAKRLVYYAGWLIEQGLPCSKESAMAKARMSEVYRHCTRMGVQIFGGIGTTREHDMGLYYRRARQALSLFGTPDFCREKVACEMGF from the coding sequence ATGGATTTCGCTTTTACGGAAGAGCAGGAAATATTAAGAAAGATGGCTCATGACTTATTGGCAAAAGAGTTTCCCAAGACATTGGTGAGGGAAATGGAGGAGGATCCAATCGGATTTCGCCCTGACATCTGGAAGAAAATGGCAGAGTTGGGATGGATGGGATTAATTATCCCAGAGGAGTATGGTGGCAGCAGTTGCGGATTCGTGGATTTGATTGTCCTGTTGGAAGAGATGGGGCGGGCTTGTCTCATCTCCCCGTTTTTTTCAACCGCTATCTGCAGCTTCCTTCTTTTGGATGCCGGTAGTGAAGAGCAGAAGAGGGAATGGTTGCCAAAGATAGCATCCGGGGAAAAGATATTTACCCTGGTTTTAACCGAGCCCAGTGCCAGATATGATGCCAGCGGTATCTACACAAAGGCTACAGAGGATAAAGACGGATATATTATCAACGGTACCAAGCTATTCGTTCATGATGCCCAGGTAGTTGATTATTTTCTCTGCGTAGCCAGGACGAATTTCTGGTCGCCGCCAGAAGAAGGCATTACCATCTTTCTGGTGGATGCTAAAAGCCAGGGGATAAAGACCATTCCTCTGCCTACCATTGCGGATGATAAACAAAATGAAATTCTATTTGAGGGAGTTATGGTACCAGAAGGGAATGTGGTCGGTGGATTAAATGCTGGATGGCAAGCAGTAAAAAAAACCCTCGACAGGGCTGCCGTAGCAAAATGCGCTGAGATGATTGGTGGTGCCGATTGGACGGTAGAAAACTGTGTGGCTTATGCTAAGGAAAGGACACAGTTTGATAAGCCAATTGGCAGCTTTGGAATTATTCAGCACTACCTGGCTGAGATGTGGGCAGAAATCGGCCATGCCAAGAGACTGGTTTATTATGCAGGCTGGCTTATAGAACAAGGCTTGCCTTGCTCCAAGGAATCGGCTATGGCAAAGGCACGAATGAGCGAGGTATACAGGCACTGCACCCGCATGGGAGTTCAGATTTTTGGTGGCATTGGTACTACCAGAGAGCATGATATGGGGCTTTATTACCGCCGTGCCAGGCAGGCACTTTCCCTTTTTGGAACTCCCGATTTCTGTCGGGAGAAGGTGGCTTGTGAAATGGGATTTTAA